The DNA sequence CGGTACGAAATCAGGTGGATAATGTTGAAGCAGTAATTGTTTCTGAGTTTGGAAAAGAATTTAATGTCGATGATGTTTACAAGACCGAATGTTCATTTATTGGAACCCTTCCATCTGTTGAAGAGTTTAATCATGTTGAAGTTCCTCCATCATCACCGCCAAATTTTGATGAACAGATGATGGATGAGGTTTGTTTCACCAAATTTGAATTTACTAATTTCTTATTTTAGAATGATAGAGATCACCCTAATTATTTGAATGCTTTTGTCATCTCAGGGTGCTGTGGAGCAAAATGAAGTGACTCAGAATGATGAGTCCATGGCAAGGGATTCAAAAGATCCTgaggaaacaaaacaaaatacctCTAACCGACAGAAATGACAAACTATACACTGCAGAAGGTATTCTCGATCCGCGCAAGCGAAGAGCAGAGAAGAAAAGGCGAAAAGCACAAAAGTTGAATTCTGCTAATGATATGGATGCAGACTATGATTTTAAGGTAGACTATCGAAAGCAAATTAATGAAGCTGATAATGAAGATAGTGATGAACAAGATGAAATCAACAATGCTGCCCCAATGGCCGGAGTGGAGCTCGAGGAGTAGAGAAACCAATACATGAAATGCActagaaaaacataattgaacacaattatttaatttgtcaAAGTTCAACTTccttggttttggttttttcttggtAGAGCACTTGTATCATCTTTTCattgttgtttgatttaaatCTTAAGACAAGAATGATCTTGCATTGTAGCAGCAACCTTGACATTGAAATGAAAATTCATAAGCATTCAGTTATGAGCAAAGAGATTTGTCATTGATCCTTTTAAGAGTTGGATGACATTTGTACAGATAAAACACCGGCGTTTTGTCGAAATTGCTAATGCCACTCTAAACCTCCCAGAGTGGTGGAACCCATTCCTTCCCAGGCTTCATTGTTTCCAACTTCTTCAGTGTCAAGTCCTTCTCTGTCACCATCCCAGCATCCACTGCCATTTTCATCtgaaattaagaaataataatgTAAATTCTAATTACACATATAATTCATATCATTAAgagaaattaagaaataataatgCTTCTAATCACACACATAATTCATATCATTAAGAAAATTACAAACACTTACAGTGATTATAAACTAGCTTCTCTTTATGATCCTCAAACCTCTCTTTTCCCCTCCTTAATTTTGGCTTTGGATCATCaccaagaacaaccatgtattTTGGACAGCAAGTCCTCTCAACTTCACCTGACAAATCAATCATCCAGACTAACAATTGAAACAAATCATAGCTACAATTTCTGATAATTAAATGACAATTTGACATGCTTTTGCAGAAACATTAAGCTTCTAATTGACAGTATAAGGTTATTCTCCATAATTTCAATTACAAAGCAAACTTTTTTTCACTTGATAAAAAATTTAGCATGTTCTTGAACAAACAATAAGCTTCTAGTTGGCAGTAAAAAATAATTCTCCATAATTTCAATTCCAGAACAGACACCACTTCACACTGATGAAACATTAGCTTCTAAGTGACAGTATaagttaatttttcataatttcaattaaaaaaaaaatcacctttGATTCAACAAAGTTCTATAAATTCCAAACAATCATAGTATATTGGCACCATGTCCCCTGCGTGCGGGCAAAGACAGGATTGAATCCCCGCAATGGGGTGAGAGCGcatgatatatttagaaaacCTCAACACATTGACTATGGCTTGttcattttgtcaaaaaaaaaaaatatcaagaaatgTCTAACAAGAGTGAAAACAAACCTGAGAGagtttctcttttatttgaattttgttcGCCCTTTGTGGATTCTACATCAAAATTTTCACCTTCATCTCTCACAATCTCTCCATCAGAATGTCTGAACTGCTTAAAAACATCTTCATCAAGAACAAAATCATTACTCTTATTCTTTGAATCTTTAGCAACAGATCCAATTGATGCAAAACATCTCTGCTTTTCCTACCAATCAGTATCACATCATTAATATCACCAAAAACTGGTAGAAATttcactaataaataaataaataaataaataaaagattaacTTACCTGGATTGATTTCTTGCTGGATTTACTAATCTTTTTATCCAAAAACTCAGACAAAGAGATTGATTGTTTCCCTCCTTGTCTGCAAACAAAATCACTAAAAACtcaaagaagagaagaaaatcaTGGAATCATAATAAAGATGAGAGACAAAAAGGAGAAGCAAAGAGAGCACCTGGATTTAGAGAGGAGAGAAGATGAAAGTGATGCTTGCCCAAATGGTCTCCATGAATGAGGCTTTTGCTTCATTGATGCTTCTTCTCAACAGAGTTTGAGGTTTCCAGTTTTTAACTAACGCTCTCTCTTTGCCGCCATATTTTTGCTTTCCCAACTTAAATTTCGCGccaaataaaaacttaataaaaataaattttaattttaatttttccatatCCTTGTAAAACCTATATTTAATTgtacaatttaaatttatttctttatttattatatactctcctattaaaattcaaattaaaatttatatattttccatTTATTCTATtgcagaaaaaaaataatatatagtaGTTTTTTTACAAACATGTATGGTGATGCAAGAAAATTTCTCAATCATAAAGAGGTAAAAATCACTAATTTTCACACACGAGACTATACTTGACCGCGGTTCTGTTCGAACCGTAGAACCAAACCGGAACCGCCACTATTGGAACCGAACTAGAACCGTAAAAAAAGTTTCGGTTCCAAACCGGAACTTTGAACAGAAACTTTAAGGTTCCGGTTAAGGTTCTTATGAGTTGAAAACAGGAACCTGAActgaaccggaaccgaaccgcctgttccggttctatttttatttttttttaaaaaaaaaaaaatataatataattttttaattaattggaattaaattatttagaaacgAGCCGGAACCGGAATCGTATTGGAATCAAACAGAGAACAGAAACCTTATGACTACGGTTCAGTTCCGGTTCTATAGTTTATAAAACCGGAACCGACGATTTTGAATTGAAACCGAACTCGGTCAGATCTACACGAGATCCACATTTAGGCcatgaataatattaacaaacaGTATTGGATCCGAGTATAATAGTATATAACAGTACTGTTAGGGATATTTTTGTATCATACTATTGAACTATCCAAtgattgacatatatatatatagtagctttcatcaaaagatttttttttgttgtgaaaaaatatttttaaaaaaaagacaaaaaaaaaaaattcaat is a window from the Dioscorea cayenensis subsp. rotundata cultivar TDr96_F1 chromosome 2, TDr96_F1_v2_PseudoChromosome.rev07_lg8_w22 25.fasta, whole genome shotgun sequence genome containing:
- the LOC120275447 gene encoding uncharacterized protein LOC120275447, with the protein product MKQKPHSWRPFGQASLSSSLLSKSSDFVCRQGGKQSISLSEFLDKKISKSSKKSIQEKQRCFASIGSVAKDSKNKSNDFVLDEDVFKQFRHSDGEIVRDEGENFDVESTKGEQNSNKRETLSGEVERTCCPKYMVVLGDDPKPKLRRGKERFEDHKEKLVYNHYENGSGCWDGDREGLDTEEVGNNEAWEGMGSTTLGGLEWH